The following are encoded together in the Zingiber officinale cultivar Zhangliang chromosome 8A, Zo_v1.1, whole genome shotgun sequence genome:
- the LOC122011897 gene encoding protein trichome birefringence-like 34: MNDMAKKSNNAAALLVPFLFSLILVLVIAISLSYDKVNRILPISTLEHQEQEAMMRSSTVSDESSTESEGCDLFSGRWVFDDERRPLYSGLQCEYMHDEVACEKYGRRNLKHQQWRWQPNGCDIPRFDAGKFLTRLIGKRIVYVGDSLNRNQWVSMVCMVESFISSESKSMIYNGSLMSFRAKDFNASIDFYWSPLLLESNCDDPVNHRKTNRIMRANSIETHARQWADADILVFNSYLWWKQPGMKMKVLHGSFEDEIKKVEELEMVEGFELALKEWSGWLELNQNPNAKLFFVSLSPTHVWGDEWGAASNQNCYNETEPIHREGYASRGSDHKMLHMVENTIMKMRRKGLSVQLLNITQLSEYRKDGHPSVYRRYWVNLTQEQLANPTSYSDCTHWCLPGVPDAWNELLYSYIVL; the protein is encoded by the exons ATGAATGACATGGCTAAGAAGAGTAACAATGCTGCTGCTCTTCTCGTTCCCTTCTTGTTCTCCTTGATCTTAGTTTTGGTGATTGCCATCTCGCTTTCCTACGATAAAGTGAATCGCATCCTCCCAATTAGCACTCTCGAGCACCAAGAGCAAGAGGCAATGATGAGAAGCAGTACTGTGAGCGACGAATCTAGCACAGAGTCGGAGGGCTGTGACTTGTTCTCCGGGAGGTGGGTTTTCGATGACGAGAGGCGCCCATTGTATTCGGGATTACAGTGCGAGTACATGCATGATGAGGTAGCTTGCGAGAAGTATGGCCGGAGGAATCTCAAGCATCAGCAATGGAGGTGGCAGCCAAATGGATGCGACATCCCCAG GTTTGATGCTGGCAAATTTCTGACAAGATTAATAGGAAAAAGAATTGTGTATGTGGGCGATTCCCTCAACCGGAATCAATGGGTATCAATGGTGTGCATGGTGGAGTCTTTTATAAGCAGTGAGAGCAAATCTATGATCTATAATGGCTCACTGATGTCCTTTAGAGCAAAG GATTTCAATGCATCGATTGACTTCTACTGGTCTCCTTTGTTGCTAGAATCTAACTGTGATGATCCAGTGAACCACAGAAAGACAAACCGCATCATGCGGGCGAATTCGATCGAGACGCATGCTCGACAATGGGCAGATGCGGATATACTCGTGTTCAACTCTTATTTATGGTGGAAACAGCCTGGGATGAAGATGAAGGTCTT GCATGGATCGTTTGAGGATGAGATCAAGAAGGTAGAGGAGTTGGAGATGGTAGAGGGCTTTGAGTTAGCACTCAAGGAATGGTCCGGTTGGCTCGAATTGAATCAGAACCCCAATGCCAAGCTTTTCTTTGTCAGCTTGTCACCAACACATGTTTG GGGAGATGAGTGGGGTGCAGCAAGCAATCAAAATTGCTACAATGAAACAGAACCAATTCACAGAGAAGGGTATGCAAGTAGAGGATCAGATCACAAGATGTTGCACATGGTTGAGAACACCATCATGAAAATGAGGCGAAAAGGCCTAAGCGTGCAGTTACTTAACATAACTCAGCTGTCAGAGTATCGAAAAGACGGGCATCCCTCCGTTTACAGAAGATATTGGGTTAATCTAACTCAAGAACAACTTGCCAACCCTACTAGCTATTCGGACTGCACACATTGGTGTCTTCCAGGAGTTCCTGATGCATGGAATGAGCTCCTTTATAGTTACATTGTTTTGTAA
- the LOC122011894 gene encoding laccase-3-like — protein MECFPKINLLLTFLLALNSLLFYGIDAEVQHHDFVVQETPVKRLCVAHNIITVNGQFPGPTIEVKNGDTIIINVVNQARYNVTLHWHGVRQLRTAWADGPEFVTQCPIKPGGSYRYRFTIQGQEGTLWWHAHSSWLRATVYGALIIRPKENTSYPFAMPKREIPLILGEWWDRNPIDVVREATRTGGSPNISDAFTINGQPGDLYNCSHKETTVIPVKAGETNLLRFINAALNNELFVAIANHKMTVVATDASYTKPFTTSVLMLAPGQTTDVLVTMDQPLSRYYIAARAYASAKNVAFDNTTTTAILEYDCGCAQPAPPPPPIFPALPAYNDTAAVSAFNAGIKSPSSVEVPGPVDENLFFTVGLGLFDCPKGKTCEGPNNSRFAASMNNVSFVFPGVTSLLQAHYHRLPGVFTTDFPAVPPVAFDYTAENVSSSLSQPVEGTKVYKLKYGSVVQLVLQGTNIVTGENHPIHIHGYDFYILAEGFGNFNPAKDNAKFNLVDPPMRNTVGVPVNGWAVIRFVANNPGIWLMHCHLDVHITWGLAMAFLVENGEAELQSLESPPLDLPAC, from the exons ATGGAGTGTTTCCCCAAAATTAATCTTCTTCTCACCTTCCTTTTAGCTCTCAATTCACTTCTCTTTTATGGAATCGACGCAGAAGTGCAGCACCACGACTTCGTG GTGCAAGAGACGCCGGTGAAGAGGCTGTGCGTGGCTCATAATATCATCACCGTCAACGGGCAGTTTCCGGGGCCGACCATTGAGGTCAAGAACGGCGACACGATCATTATCAATGTCGTCAATCAAGCGAGATATAATGTCACACTTCACTG GCATGGAGTGAGGCAGCTGAGGACGGCGTGGGCGGACGGGCCGGAGTTTGTGACGCAGTGCCCCATCAAGCCAGGCGGCAGCTACAGGTACAGGTTCACGATCCAGGGACAGGAAGGGACGCTGTGGTGGCATGCGCACAGCTCCTGGCTCAGGGCCACTGTCTATGGAGCTCTCATCATCCGCCCCAAGGAAAACACTTCCTACCCATTCGCCATGCCTAAGAGAGAGATCCCTCTGATACTTG GGGAGTGGTGGGACAGGAATCCCATTGACGTCGTCAGAGAAGCAACGCGCACCGGTGGCTCTCCCAACATCTCCGATGCCTTCACCATCAACGGCCAGCCCGGTGATCTCTATAACTGCTCCCACAAAG AGACCACTGTGATTCCGGTGAAGGCCGGCGAGACGAATCTCCTCCGTTTCATTAACGCTGCGCTCAACAACGAGCTCTTCGTCGCCATCGCTAATCACAAGATGACGGTGGTGGCCACCGACGCCTCGTACACCAAGCCCTTCACCACCTCCGTGCTCATGCTCGCTCCGGGTCAAACCACCGACGTGCTCGTCACCATGGACCAACCTCTCTCCCGCTACTACATCGCGGCGCGCGCCTACGCCAGCGCCAAGAACGTAGCCTTTGACAACACCACCACCACCGCCATCCTCGAATACGACTGCGGTTGCGCCCAACCGGCTCCACCCCCACCGCCCATCTTCCCCGCACTCCCGGCCTACAACGATACCGCCGCCGTCTCAGCCTTCAACGCCGGGATTAAGAGCCCCTCCTCCGTCGAGGTCCCCGGCCCCGTCGATGAGAACCTTTTCTTCACCGTTGGTCTCGGCCTCTTTGACTGCCCCAAAGGAAAGACTTGCGAGGGGCCCAACAACAGCCGCTTCGCCGCCAGCATGAACAATGTCTCGTTCGTTTTCCCAGGGGTCACCTCCCTACTTCAGGCCCACTACCATCGGCTGCCGGGCGTCTTCACCACCGACTTCCCGGCGGTGCCACCCGTGGCCTTCGACTACACGGCGGAGAACGTGAGCAGTAGCCTGTCGCAGCCGGTGGAGGGGACGAAGGTGTACAAGCTGAAGTACGGCTCGGTAGTGCAGCTGGTGCTGCAGGGCACCAACATCGTCACCGGCGAGAATCACCCGATCCACATCCACGGCTACGACTTCTACATTCTAGCGGAGGGGTTCGGGAACTTCAACCCGGCGAAGGACAACGCCAAGTTCAACTTGGTGGACCCGCCGATGCGCAACACCGTGGGCGTGCCGGTGAACGGCTGGGCCGTGATCCGCTTCGTGGCGAACAACCCCGGCATCTGGCTCATGCACTGCCACTTGGACGTGCACATCACTTGGGGACTGGCCATGGCCTTCCTGGTGGAAAATGGAGAGGCGGAGCTGCAGTCCCTTGAATCCCCGCCCCTTGATCTGCCGGCTTGCTGA
- the LOC122011895 gene encoding PAN domain-containing protein At5g03700-like codes for MGRAFPFFLLLSLRLFLHYASAASTFPTGSRVTVGFPSPFQPGFIGRAYVLAAGNAPPGLRAALSVEAVQGRYSCSMVVLLGGLKVWSSDHSARFAPAGSCILYLTVDGDLQIKDSTGRVGWRSGTPGVGVQSLRLQKRTGNLILTDATNRTRWQSFDHPTHTLLWRQQLNSSGKLTSYPVNSSASYSFEVEQDKVAAYLHWKAHTYSYWELKPRPRRRIAFVKQASNGLKVFDERSKKIAQILAMNSEAVRFLSFGSKGNVGLYYYSASRGEFEASYRALRFCDLPLPCGPYGVCSPTESCSFLQISGLEYHADFCESATADSEMVELEGIVTVLRSPSPTVNVSKEECLLSCLEDCSCAAALYLNGDGMVGTGDSCNHYVLVGGAREVEMGAADESSYWIKIAKKASGRRDASSGLTMKVLVGGGIVDGVALCVIVAGLLYYFIKVRKRSIESRTNH; via the exons ATGGGACGTGCCtttcccttcttcctcctcctcagtCTCCGCCTCTTCCTCCACTATGCAAGCGCTGCCTCGACCTTCCCCACTGGCAGCCGTGTCACCGTCGGCTTTCCTTCCCCGTTCCAGCCAGGCTTCATTGGGAGAGCCTACGTGCTCGCCGCCGGGAATGCCCCGCCGGGCTTACGGGCGGCGCTCAGCGTCGAGGCCGTCCAAGGCCGCTACTCCTGCTCCATGGTCGTTCTCCTCGGAGGCTTGAAGGTGTGGTCATCAGACCATTCTGCGAGATTCGCTCCGGCCGGAAGCTGCATCCTCTATCTCACCGTCGACGGCGACCTGCAGATCAAGGACAGCACCGGCCGCGTCGGATGGCGTTCGGGAACTCCGGGCGTAGGCGTGCAG AGTCTCCGCCTTCAAAAGAGAACGGGCAATCTCATCCTCACCGACGCGACGAACCGAACCAGATGGCAAAGCTTCGACCACCCGACGCACACGCTGCTCTGGAGACAGCAACTCAATTCCTCGGGCAAGCTCACGTCCTACCCGGTCAATTCCTCCGCGTCCTACTCCTTCGAGGTGGAGCAGGACAAGGTCGCCGCCTACCTGCATTGGAAAGCCCACACCTACTCCTACTGGGAGCTCAAGCCTCGGCCGCGCAGAAGAATCGCGTTCGTCAAGCAGGCATCCAACGGGCTCAAAGTGTTCGACGAAAGATCCAAGAAAATTGCTCAAATCCTGGCGATGAATTCTGAGGCTGTTAGATTCTTGTCCTTCGGAAGCAAAGGCAACGTCGGCCTCTACTACTACTCTGCCTCGCGAGGCGAGTTCGAGGCGTCGTACAGAGCTCTCCGGTTCTGTGACCTCCCGCTTCCATGCGGACCTTACGGCGTCTGTTCTCCCACTGAAAGCTGCTCGTTTCTTCAAATTTCCGGACTGGAATACCACGCCGACTTCTGCGAGTCGGCGACCGCTGACTCGGAGATGGTGGAGCTGGAAGGGATCGTGACTGTGCTGAGAAGCCCATCGCCGACGGTCAACGTTAGCAAGGAGGAGTGTTTGCTTTCctgcttagaagattgttcttGTGCCGCCGCTTTGTACCTGAATGGCGATGGCATGGTCGGTACGGGAGACTCGTGCAACCACTACGTTCTCGTCGGCGGCGCACGAGAGGTCGAGATGGGGGCGGCCGATGAATCTAGCTATTGGATCAAAATCGCCAAGAAAGCGAGCGGGCGTCGTGACGCTTCTTCCGGTCTGACGATGAAGGTCCTTGTCGGTGGTGGGATCGTCGATGGGGTTGCGCTTTGTGTGATCGTCGCAGGACTTTTAtactatttcatcaaagttcgtAAAAGATCAATTGAATCAAGAACTAATCATTGA
- the LOC122011893 gene encoding stress response protein NST1-like encodes MCILCVVPRWSRKIATLLPWLLFPVLLFWGMSPLLPPRLRFEVTSPRIACLTVLVLTLVWYKALVPLLSYLQACMAARERERQRALAIEMQTLLKTAIRRCRNCHTPYRDQNPTGGRFKCSYCGQFSKRPILDLPCSVRSSSFSELMRSCGWIWSQDRQAQRNTNWGCSTVAKLSSFLIFFPFNLIFYLFVSMRWLCRVVFRNNWSDDGSDTDHKGALYKSEDDGGNLHERRWEKTRRKAEEKRQTKMEKEMLEEEERKQREEVAKLIEERRKMRDEKLKAEGETSKGSIVDEERDSNKHGKKRRKDRRNDKDRGSSKSNSDVEDLEKRASNMNERKYGFYNKNRNERHDAMRNPAVMSKAHALDTSHGNKMVTGKTRYSSHITGNFSSRGFDGSIFFGRNTQNPTSVVKKPIKPVTVFMNHTFKNVRKSQVAGDVSVNTMSSGDSSFLKGNLHQPMNSSVQPRQATLKKPWHQLFTNPAPTNPATTSTSRNNNSEVEAQITDLNNQKLLSDNFCDSQTNFAQPFPLTSLTSSSFLFSSTSPKSLSVESLFTSIKDSTSSFTSEEAENFEDPCYVPDIISLLGPVSEELDNFPLDTSSDFLFNDKVVESQVLKSPSASGIISKPSPIECPISRLQNSEEKQTSFGQVSCNKSQDLHMTNVDESQGIWQMWEPPLDQNIGLLGGPSRWLSTIGHQNPEQEDISNIFSNNSLISQSMKGSPALLSAKSPQHVLGGIQQNGVTHGANSAAMNGSDPWMQIRPLQSLASDEENHLLPLSLIDNMQQNDAMIISPNKSKHDCSIVSPISWLSSKIFRSNWYHNLIPWLMVYLIPSSCARRS; translated from the exons ATGTGTATACTTTGTGTAGTTCCGAGGTGGTCGCGGAAGATTGCCACCTTGTTGCCTTGGCTGCTGTTCCCAGTTCTTCTGTTTTGGGGCATGTCGCCGCTCCTCCCTCCGCGGCTGCGCTTTGAGGTCACCTCGCCTAGGATCGCTTGTCTGACCGTCCTCGTCCTGACACTCGTCTGGTACAAGGCTTTGGTGCCGCTATTGAGTTATTTGCAGGCTTGCATGGCAGCTCGCGAACGCGAGCGCCAGCGGGCACTTGCAATTGAGATGCAGACGCTTTTGAAGACTGCCATCCGCCGCTGCCGGAACTGTCACACCCCATACAGGGATCAGAATCCTACTGGAGGCCGCTTCAAGTGCTCTTACTGTGGCCAATTTTCTAAAAGGCCCATCTTGGATCTTCCATGTTCTGTTAGGAGCTCTTCGTTCAGTGAACTTATGAGGAGTTGTGGATGGATATGGAGTCAGGATCGGCAAGCCCAGAGAAACACCAATTGGGGTTGTTCTACGGTTGCGAAATTGTCATCATTTCTCATTTTCTTCCCTTTCAAtctgattttctatttatttgtcaGTATGAGATGGCTCTGTAGAGTAGTATTCAGAAACAATTGGTCAGATGATGGTTCTGACACTGACCACAAAGGGGCGTTATATAAGAGTGAGGATGATGGAGGGAACCTGCATGAGAGAAGATGGGAGAAAACCAGGAGGAAAGCTGAAGAGAAACGTCAGACAAAGATGGAAAAAGAGATGctggaagaggaagaaagaaagcaAAGAGAGGAAGTTGCAAAGCTgatagaagaaagaagaaagatgaGAGATGAGAAATTGAAAGCTGAGGGAGAAACTTCAAAGGGCTCCATTGTTGACGAGGAAAGAGACAGTAATAAGCacggaaagaaaagaagaaaagatagaAGAAACGACAAGGATAGGGGATCTAGCAAGAGCAATTCTGATGTTGAGGATTTAGAGAAAAGGGCGAGCAACATGAATGAGAGAAAGTATGGATTTTACAATAAGAATCGGAATGAGAGACATGATGCAATGAGAAATCCAGCAGTGATGTCAAAGGCACATGCCTTGGATACTTCACATGGAAATAAAATGGTAACAGGTAAAACAAGATACTCTAGTCATATAACTGGCAACTTTTCATCAAGAGGTTTTGATGGCTCCATATTTTTTGGGAGAAATACCCAGAACCCAACTAGCGTGGTAAAGAAACCAATTAAACCAGTTACAGTTTTCATGAATCACACTTTCAAAAATGTCAGAAAGTCTCAAGTGGCTGGAGATGTAAGTGTTAATACTATGTCAAGTGGAGATAGTAGTTTTCTCAAAGGCAACCTTCATCAGCCT ATGAATTCATCTGTGCAACCACGCCAAGCTACTCTGAAGAAACCATGGCATCAACTATTCACTAATCCAGCTCCCACAAACCCTGCAACTACTTCAACAAGTCGCAATAATAACAGTGAAGTAGAAGCTCAGATTACAGACCTAAATAACCAGAAGTTGCTATCGGACAATTTCTGTGACAGTCAAACTAACTTTGCACAACCATTTCCTTTAACTTCTCTGACCTCATCCAGTTTCTTATTTAGTAGTACTTCTCCCAAAAGCTTGTCAGTAGAATCCTTATTTACTTCCATTAAGGATTCAACATCAAGTTTCACATCAGAAGAAGCAGAAAATTTTGAAGATCCATGCTATGTGCCGGACATTATATCCTTGCTTGGTCCAGTTTCTGAGGAGCTTGACAATTTTCCATTAGATACAAGTTCTGATTTTCTTTTCAATGATAAGGTGGTGGAATCTCAAGTGTTAAAGAGTCCTTCTGCTTCTGGAATCATATCCAAGCCTTCTCCAATTGAGTGTCCTATTTCCAGATTGCAAAATTCAGAAGAAAAACAGACTAGTTTTGGCCAAGTTTCATGTAACAAGTCTCAGGATTTACATATGACAAATGTTGATGAGTCACAAGGTATATGGCAGATGTGGGAACCTCCATTGGATCAGAACATAGGGTTATTAGGAGGGCCTTCCAGATGGCTTTCAACTATAGGACATCAGAATCCAGAACAAGAAgatatatcaaatattttctcaaACAACTCTTTGATATCACAAAGCATGAAGGGGAGCCCTGCACTTTTGAGTGCCAAATCTCCACAGCATGTTCTTGGTGGTATTCAGCAGAATGGAGTCACACATGGTGCAAATAGTGCTGCTATGAATGGTAGTGATCCTTGGATGCAGATACGGCCTTTACAATCATTAGCTTCTGATGAAGAAAACCATTTACTTCCTCTGAGTCTCATAGATAATATGCAGCAAAATGATGCAATGATAATTAGTCCAAACAAGTCAAAACATGATTGCTCTATTGTATCTCCTATTAGTTGGCTGAG TTCAAAAATCTTTAGATCAAATTGGTATCACAATTTGATTCCCTGGCTAATGGTGTATTTGATTCCAAGTTCTTGTGCTAGGAGATCCTAA
- the LOC122011896 gene encoding CBL-interacting protein kinase 18-like yields MEHAGKIVMQRFELGRLLGQGNFAKVYYARNLKTGQGVAIKVFDKEKLMRVGLIERTKREISVMRLVRHPNVVHLFEVMASKRKVYFVMEHVKGGELFDKIAKGKLDEDVARKYFQQLVIAVDYCHSRGIYHRDLKPENLLLDENGNLKVSDFGLSAVADSKRQDGLLHTICGTPAYVAPEVINRFGYDGAKSDTWSCGVILFVILAGYLPFHDSNLMEMYRKIRKGEFRFPSWFSLEVRRLISKMLDPDPITRISIAKVIESRWFRKSFDDKKLKGIAGKEDSVMDVSAALSSSSNSSEAKQDSSEIKNLNAFDIIALSPGFDISALFQEGNHKKEFWFTSKSPALTIISKLKDLAKHLRLTITKKEDGILKMEQLYEGKKGILSIDAEIFEMAPALHLVELKKTNGDTVEYLKLLKDDIRPALRDIVWACQGS; encoded by the coding sequence ATGGAACATGCAGGGAAAATAGTGATGCAAAGGTTTGAATTAGGGAGATTGCTTGGACAGGGAAATTTTGCAAAGGTTTATTATGCCAGGAATCTTAAAACTGGCCAGGGCGTTGCTATTAAGGTATTTGACAAAGAGAAATTAATGAGAGTGGGTCTTATCGAACGGACCAAGCGTGAGATATCAGTGATGAGATTAGTGCGGCACCCAAATGTTGTGCACCTGTTTGAGGTCATGGCTAGCAAGAGAAAGGTTTATTTTGTCATGGAGCATGTAAAAGGCGGTGAGTTATTTGATAAGATTGCCAAAGGTAAACTAGATGAGGATGTTGCACGAAAATACTTTCAGCAACTTGTCATTGCTGTTGATTACTGCCATAGCCGAGGTATTTATCACCGGGATCTGAAGCCTGAAAACCTACTATTAGATGAGAATGGAAACTTAAAAGTATCAGATTTTGGTCTGAGTGCAGTTGCTGATTCTAAGAGACAAGATGGCTTGCTGCACACAATTTGTGGGACACCAGCCTATGTTGCTCCTGAGGTAATCAATAGGTTTGGATACGATGGTGCAAAATCTGATACTTGGTCCTGTGGAGTAATTCTATTTGTGATTTTGGCTGGCTATCTCCCCTTTCATGATTCTAATCTTATGGAAATGTACAGAAAGATTAGAAAAGGCGAATTCAGGTTCCCTAGTTGGTTTTCTCTCGAGGTCAGAAGATTGATTTCAAAAATGTTAGATCCTGATCCAATTACCAGAATTTCAATTGCCAAAGTCATAGAAAGTAGATGGTTCCGGAAATCATTTGACGACAAGAAACTGAAAGGCATAGCAGGAAAAGAAGACTCTGTTATGGATGTTTCAGCAGCCTTGAGCTCCAGCAGCAACAGCTCCGAGGCAAAGCAAGACTCGAGCGAAATCAAGAACCTGAATGCATTTGACATCATTGCTCTTTCACCAGGATTTGACATTTCAGCTTTGTTTCAAGAGGGAAACCATAAGAAAGAATTTTGGTTCACATCCAAGTCACCGGCTCTAACTATAATATCGAAGTTGAAGGATTTAGCTAAGCATTTGAGATTAACAATAACAAAGAAAGAGGATGGAATATTAAAAATGGAGCAGCTATATGAAGGCAAGAAGGGTATTTTATCCATTGACGCTGAGATATTTGAGATGGCGCCTGCACTTCATTTGGTGGAACTAAAGAAGACAAATGGTGACACTGTAGAGTATCTGAAGTTGCTGAAGGATGACATAAGGCCAGCTCTTCGGGACATTGTGTGGGCATGCCAAGGTAGTTAA